The DNA window TGCACGAGATCCAGTTGTGTATTGGACTGAAGAACAAGCTGGACTTTGGTAATTAACTACCTGTCCGGAGAATGCTGCATATCTCTCCAAGGTGCTCTTTAGGTTCAAAGCAGCTTCTTTAGAGCAAGTAAAAAATACCATACTGTTATCAGCTATCATAAGATAAGATATATAGAGAAGGTACTCTGCTTCTAGCAAGGATTCTGATCCAGGGTGGAGCTTTTGAGAGTCTAGTAAGCCAAAGATGCTGACTAAGAGAGCTTCTTGacataaaataaatagataagGGGATAATGAGCTACCTTGCCTCAAACTTCTTTAAAGTACTAAGGGCGCCATCCATTAATACTAACTGAGTTGGAAACAGAAGAAACACAAGACATAATAAGACTGATCAAATGAtctagaaattccatccatTAATACAAACTGAGTATGAATACGTTAATCCCATCCGCTTTATTTGCTGATATCCAAAATAAGAATGCTGTTCCCCAAGGAATTCCTAATGGCTTCCAATTTGTCCAAGTTGTAGGTGTGCCGGTTTTCTGACAGGCTCTTTTCCCTGCAGTTCTTATTAATTCTACCCGTCTGACAATTGGGAGGGAAGCAGTCTCATCTCATCATCTTCAAACTTGCATTCCTAATATCACTCAACTctcctaaaattttaaaaatctcaCTTACCTCTCCTGTCAGGTTGACAAGACTAAATATTCTTATCAAAGATTACAAACTGACAGCATTACCCTTGCTCTTAATAGCTATttaaccaaaatgccaaaacaaaataaaaatttaaaccacaaaatgtatTAGAAAAAAACAATTTGCTATTTAATAATGGTTTATATTTCTCTATATCAAGGTTATGGTGGGACAATAAAAGACATGGATAAACTAAATCTAGTAAAAGTCAACCATTTTAAGACAATTTTTATAAGTAGTTAACGCCTTGAAAATTTTTGTGGACATATATTAGGAAGTCAAGaaattttttggaaaatatgttttaatacATGATGTACTTTTAAGTTgtactaaaaactaaaataatctcTTCATATATGTGGTTTGTAATATAAATCTTACttatagaaaataattttataaatgactcagaattaaaaaaaataatccaATGACCAAATATATATTTAggaatatctttttttttaaacatcaTGCTTTATGGTAGATAATAGTTGTTGTATATCTATAAAATTGCTTGCTATTGCATTTATAACATCTcatattttcatctttttactttttaaccttattttattttttattgtttttgtaaacttcataAGTAAGATAACATAAGGGTAGTATTGGAAGAGAAGTTTTATCTTTCTTGCATTTCCTCCAAGGGTACTAAAATGTTACAAGAAATGTCAATCCAAAAGCGCTAGATGAGATTTTGAAATCCAAAGGGGTGCTCAGTGATATTATGCAAAATAttaggagaggtttctgaaattatcccttagaATTTTTAATGGGGGGGTGAAAATTACCCCCACCCTATGAATCCCAAGCAAGTGCCTATCCCAATTGCTGTCCCTAATCTCATCCACTTAATCTCAAATCAAACTCATCCCTAACTGCACCCATCAAATTCGTGATTTTAGGAGCCTCAATCCTGTTTATTCCAAACAAAAATTAGTCGCTATAAGGTGACAGTTCCACAGCAGGCAAACAAAAGTAACCCATGCTAGCCAGAACGCAGATTCTAATCTAAGGTGCCATATGCAATATTCATTCCATTCTAATGAGATCGAATTTTTGGTGTTTGTTCAGTCCACCTATCTGCGGTGTTTCGGTTAAGAAATGGTACTCAATTTTTATTGGAGATTAAATATTTAAGgttaattaaaatttttcttCTAGTTTATGTTCAGTTGCACTTTGCCTCCTTGAACTAAAAGAATGAAGGTTTACTCCCTTTGAAAGGCTCTCTCaccataaataaaaataaattaatgatGCGAAATTGTTTTAGGCAAATATGCCATTCACTgagtttttataaaaatataatattttcttatttatGTACAATTAGTTTACAAGATCTTTTTAATGGTAATCCCCGTGCAAGGGAAGAAATGCCACCCTAGATATTTTATtgattaattttaaatttttaacgGAGGTAGATATACGCAATCTCCCATAAGTGGAAAGCAAGTAAAAAAGAAGTACTACCCTTACacatttgaaatgaaattaataaaaaaacCTAAGCTAAGATGTTACAATAGAGCATCTAAAAGATAGGAACCCAAGTCTATCGtttacatgattttttttttaatttattctaATACGCAACAAAAAAGAATACTCTTTAAATCATGCTTTTTTtccttatttgatatatttattatatttctttattgaaacaaaatttatacaagaaaacaaaagcttGAACGCACTGATCCTTTTCATTCCTTTTTGATTTGTCAATAACCAAATAAATTTGCAGAAacagttttaaaaaaaaaaaggtatttaAACAAAGAAATCTACAATAAGTTGGCAAGATGTCAtgaattttaattaaaatatGTAATTGCAACATGTCTAAGGTTGTGCCTTACTATATTCAAAGTAATAGACAAGCAAAAAGCTAAAAATCATTATAGAAACAAATAGCAAACATTTTGCACATAACAGAGCAGGTGCATGTTGCATTACTATTAATTGTGAAAGGGTCTATCTAAGAGGTGCCATGGGTACTCGTTAAGATGTACTTAAGGCGTACGAATTTTGAAAATGTAAGATTAAAtaagaaaagtatataaatataagaaagggtaataattattattgtatacatatatatatatatggtaagTTGGGTAAAATTTCGGTGTATTAATTAGGTGCCCATTAGAAAAACCCGCTGTAAAATGACAATTATGACTCCTGATTGAACATTTATTGTTGGAATATGTTTTACATACCTAACTTCTTTTCATTTGTTTGGGCTAGTAAACGCTCGAAATAAAATGTAAAGTGCCTTTAAGATTCTTTTCTATTGTTGAAGTTAGTgtggaaaatgaaaagaaatacTAGTTTAAgttaagaaaatatcatgattTACGGAACATTTTTCTAATCAGAAAGTAGAATGAACGGAAGAAATATTAAACAAATAAGATAATAGCCATTAACTTCGTCCCACATTGCCTTTGCACCCCTTCAATTTTTTGAAAGCTACAGAACAACCTATACAAAGTTTAGAGTTTTTATAATTGCCCCACTTTTGCCCCCTTCCCCTGCATTTTCAATCTATTCCATCTAGTTCTATCATTGTCCCTTTGAAACTATTGAAATTTTTTACAGTTGTCTTCTCCATTTGTATGTCCTTTCTAATTAACCTTATTTGTCTTAATATTGAACTCCACTTATATATGTCTAAGCATATAAATTACAAGCAAATTGACAATTCATCGGATAGTTTGGTCAAATACACATTAGTTATCTATTGTATATATGAATGTACATCTCATAGATTTATGCCTAATATTAACTATTGTAtaattttataccattagatGACCTGATAACTATTAAATGCAAAATAAATGACAACCTATACacaattcttattttatttttgcaataTTGAATAAATTGCTTCACGTCTATTAGCCTTATGAGAAACATTTAGTTGAGCTAAAAGTTCGCAAACCACAAGTTgtaaatttaatataaattattgTATCCTATGACCGAAGATCCTGGTTTAGCCACCGCCTCTAGAGGAATgttattttgtaaaaataaaattctaCCCCAACCTTTATATGGTGGAATCTTTCAAAGAGGTAAactgtcaaaaaaaaattttaattcagaAAGGCAAAGTGCAATTGTGGTATAGATTTAGGGGTGAAGTGTAATTAACCCGAGTGTGTATTCAGGCTATGCTCTTTGATTTTGGAATCTTTGCTCATGCCACTCATGGTCTTTCATCCTTTAGGTTTGGACTATTCCCAATTgagttaaataaaaaaaaaaaaaaccaataacCACTAACATCAGCTATATGCTTCATGTTTGTTTTGACTTGGACATAGTTTCATGGGTTAGGTTAACCGTTGGCCAATGAATACTCGTCAAGAGTTTACTTTTTATAACAAGTGAAGTTAAATTTGCAAAAATATCTGAATAGAGGGGATAAAATATATGTCAATGTCTGCCATAATTATGTGAATCCTAGTTTTATTTAGCAATGGTTGCCGATTTtgcagtaatttttttttttttggtcgaaaCGATAGCTTTGCAGTACCATTCCACACTTTGCAGAAATCTACATATTGGGTGTTTGAATAATGTCAAGCTGAAAGTTAAAAAACCCATTGGGTAGTCAAATGTCGAAATCAGAAGTATGTTAAAAAATTCTGGATCTCTGACATTAGCCATTCCACTGTAGAATGATGTGCACATTTGTCAGTCTCTGATGCTTTACCCTCCCACTTAAAAAGCAGAGGCTTGTATAGCAAAGTAAACATTCATCTATGCAAGCATAGCTCAAAATTCCATAGCAGAATAAAATTCTTATATCAGTTCCTACACtacaaagatgaagaagacaaagcttgtttttgttccatcaCCAGGCATAGGTCACCTAATATCCACAGTTGAGCTCTCCAAGCGCTTAACTGAAAGAGATGATCAGCTATCAATATTTGTTCTGGTCATAAGCTCGCCTGTTGGCCCAGACTCGGAGTCCTACACTCAACAAGTGGCTACTTCAAACACTAGTATTCAATTCATCAACATTCCTCAAGTAGATCCCAATCTACCAGAGGTCTGGAGCTCCCCAGAAAATTTTTATGCTCTATATTTGGAAAGCCATAGATCCCATGTCAAAACAGCAATAATTGGTCAAGTACTAGTATCAGAATCCATCACTTCTCTTGCCGGGATGGTTGTTGATCTATTCTGTAGTTCGATGGTTGATGTAGCGAATGAGCTTGGCGTTCCTTCATATGTGTTCTTCACCTCTGGCTCTGCCTATCTTGGCTTCTTGTTTTATCTTCCAATTCACTATAGCCAAAATGGAAGAGAGTTCGAGACTTCAGATTCTGATTCAATTATTCCAACTTATTCTCACCCTGTACCGTCAAAAGTTATACCTTCTTTAGCATTTAACAAGCATGGTGGTTATTCCTCATTCGTAAAACATGCTACCAAGTTCAAGGAGACAAAAGGAATCATCATAAACTCGTTTGCAGAATTAGAACCTCATGCTGTGGATCGATTGAAATTCGATGCTGAAACACCGCCAATCTACACAGTTGGACCCCTGCTCGACCTGGAGGGCAGAAAGCGAGAGCCTGATCACGAAACAATAATGAAATGGTTAGATGATCAGCCTCCATCATCAGTTGTATTTCTCTGTTTTGGAAGCATGGGTAGTTTTGAGCCTGACCAGTTAGCAGAGATGGCACTTGCACTCGAGCGGAGTGGATACAGATTCTTGTTGTCAGTCCGGTTATCAAAGGTCTTTACAAAAGGGACAGGTGAACATTCCAATATTTCTGAAATGTTGCCGCAAGGCTTCTTAGAACGCATTGAAAATCGAGGATTGGTGAGTAGTTGGGCACCACAAATGGAGGTGCTGGCTCATGAAGCAGTTGGGGGGTTTGTATCTCATTGTGGCTGGAACTCTATACTAGAAAGCCTGTGGCATGGGGTGCCTGTTGCAACATGGCCTGTATATGCTGAGCAACAAATCAATGCGTTCGAGTTGGTAAGAGAGTTGGAACTGGCTATGGACTTGAAAATGGATTATCGAATGGAAAATGCAAAGAATCTTGTAGTGGCTGAGGAAATCGAGAAAGCTATCAGATGCTTGATGGACACAGAGAATCCGACAAGAAAAAGAGTTCAAGAAATGAAGGAGATGAGCAGAAAGGCCATTGAAAATGGGGGTTCTTCATTCATTTCACTTGGACGTTTCATTGAAGATATGCACATCAACATTGGAAAAGAGCAGGGAAGTTTCTAAGTTTTTTCAGTTCTTATTGTCACTTGATCATCAATCAACAGATGAAGGGAGGTTTCTTCAActtgctttttttctttctgcTTTATTGGTTTAATATTAGTTCTTTCTCAATCCATCTAACTGTTACATTTGTGTGGTAAACACAAATTAGTATTGTTTTTCATCCTTTATGTGGTCATACTTGTGCTTTCAAATCTATTCTTGCTTTTGTAAAACTTTCCTGTTAAatacttttcatttttcatttttccgcTAAATATTATAAATTTGGTGGTTCATATGTTTCTTCTAAGatttgttagtaagtaaaaTTTTCTCCATAATTATCTTTTTGATTTCATATGGTGATCATTAAGCTGTTACTCTCAATTGGAATGAAAACTGAAATTGTCCCAAAGCTTGTAGTTCACTTGTTATACTTCTTTAAGTTTGCTACTTATTTCGTATATATAAAGTGAATACATCTTAAGTTTGACTTCCTAATAATTCGAGTTCGAACCTTTTTCGACACATTTGCTGTCGTACAGAGATTGCCTAGTACATCTTATCCTTTCGTATAGTTGACGTATTATTGCACGGGACAAAATTTATGTAGcgaaaaaatttaaagaaaatatcAGAACACCCTTTTGGTCTACTTAGATTCTTATATCTACCAATCCCTTATACATAGTTTCTTTAAGCTCCGTTTCCTATAGATTATGATAGATTAAGTTCTAAAAATCTGATCGTtgctcgaaaaaaaaaagaccgcTATTTAAACTAAGGAGCATCTCTTGTAGCGACGAAAAACGAAAGAGATAAAAGTTCCCATCAAAGTAAGAACTTGAACATGTGGTTTCCAGTTCAATTGCACGTTCTCTGTCATAATTTTCAAGTTTAAATGAAAATAATCTCCTCCTCCGTCCcaattatttgattttatttcgAGAATTTAACTTTCAATAATagtattttgattatttgtttttttttaattttatctttataaattgagaatttaaatttgaatgattatttatattataataaataAGAAAACTATATTAAAAAGAgagattaaaaaatattttgactttCTTAATAACAAGACATTTTTTGGAAACTCAAAATAGAAAAAGTAGACACTTTATGAAGGAAGAGGGTATTGAATATCCAAGAAAATAAAGCTCAAACCTGGCCACATACTGAGACGGCTCAGGGAATTGATGATCAACATTTGAGGCATGCGCACATGATTTGCTGAAAAAGGGACACCAAGGGGAATCTTTCATCTTTCGTCAGAAAAATCTGATCCATATCCAGACTCCCTACTTTCGGACCAAGGTTACGTCTACGGTGGAAAGTGCCCTTTTCTGCGTATGGTAGGTAGAAGCAAAGGAGGCCGACTGTGTTATGTGGGGACGCACAAAGAGCAAAAAGATGTACCGAGCACTCGGTTGTGCGGGGGGTGAAATAAtgcaataattttgaaatcacaATAAAAGTCcttttaaaaatttgttcatCATCTAATGCcaatacttatatttgataaattacaatagttaattaaatattgtattataatataaataattatATATCATTGAATTGACTgaataatatttttcttttttttttggcatttcaaCTAGTTGTCAATTAAGTTTCAATTGAAATAACGATTTTACAATTGTCAacaaaattatcaatttcaaatgaacgtaaatataaatacattaaattgtattattaaaatatttcatttaatatgaaggaaagattgtagacaccaaaattttgttaaaattttaatgttttNNNNNNNNNNNNNNNNNNNNNNNNNNNNNNNNNNNNNNNNNNNNNNNNNNNNNNNNNNNNNNNNNNNNNNNNNNNNNNNNNNNNNNNNNNNNNNNNNNNNNNNNNNNNNNNNNNNNNNNNNNNNNNNNNNNNNNNNNNNNNNNNNNNNNNNNNNNNNNNNNNNNNNNNNNNNNNNNNNNNNNNNNNNNNNNNNNNNNNNNNNNNNNNNNNNNNNNNNNNNNNNNNNNNNNNNNNNNNNNNNNNNNNNNNNNNNNNNNNNNNNNNNNNNNNNNNNNNNNNNNNNNNNNNNNNNNNNNNNNNNNNNNNNNNNNNNNNNNNNNNNNNNNNNNNNNNNNNNNNNNNNNNNNNNNNNNNNNNNNNNNNNNNNNNNNNNNNNNNNNNNNNNNNNNNNNNNNNNNNNNNNNNNNNNNNNNNNNNNNNNNNNNNNNNNNNNNNNNNNNNNNNNNNNNNNNNNNNNNNNNNNNNNNNNNNNNNNNNNNNNNNNNNNNNNNNNNNNNNNNNNNNNNNNNNNNNNNNNNNNNNNNNNNNNNNNNNNNNNNNNNNNNNNNNNNNNNNNNNNNNNNNNNNNNNNNNNNNNNNNNNNNNNNNNNNNNNNNNNNNNNNNNNNNNNNNNNNNNNNNNNNNNNNNNNNNNNNNNNNNNNNNNNNNNNNNNNNNNNNNNNNNNNNNNNNNNNNNNNNNNNNNNNNNNNNNNNNNNNNNNNNNNNNNNNNNNNNNNNNNNNNNNNNNNNNNNNNNNNNNNNNNNNNNNNNNNNNNNNNNNNNNNNNNNNNNNNNNNNNNNNNNNNNNNNNNNNNNNNNNNNNNNNNNNNNNNNNNNNNNNNNNNNNNNNNNNNNNNNNNNNNNNNNNNNNNNNNNNNNNNNNNNNNNNNNNNNNNNNNNNNNNNNNNNNNNNNNNNNNNNNNNNNNNNNNNNNNNNNNNNNNNNNNNNNNNNNNNNNNNNNNNNNNNNNNNNNNNNNNNNNNNNNNNNNNNNNNNNNNNNNNNNNNNNNNNNNNNNNNNNNNNNNNNNNNNNNNNNNNNNNNNNNNNNNNNNNNNNNNNNNNNNNNNNNNNNNNNNNNNNNNNNNNNNNNNNNNN is part of the Coffea eugenioides isolate CCC68of chromosome 6, Ceug_1.0, whole genome shotgun sequence genome and encodes:
- the LOC113773834 gene encoding anthocyanidin 3-O-glucosyltransferase 2-like, translating into MKKTKLVFVPSPGIGHLISTVELSKRLTERDDQLSIFVLVISSPVGPDSESYTQQVATSNTSIQFINIPQVDPNLPEVWSSPENFYALYLESHRSHVKTAIIGQVLVSESITSLAGMVVDLFCSSMVDVANELGVPSYVFFTSGSAYLGFLFYLPIHYSQNGREFETSDSDSIIPTYSHPVPSKVIPSLAFNKHGGYSSFVKHATKFKETKGIIINSFAELEPHAVDRLKFDAETPPIYTVGPLLDLEGRKREPDHETIMKWLDDQPPSSVVFLCFGSMGSFEPDQLAEMALALERSGYRFLLSVRLSKVFTKGTGEHSNISEMLPQGFLERIENRGLVSSWAPQMEVLAHEAVGGFVSHCGWNSILESLWHGVPVATWPVYAEQQINAFELVRELELAMDLKMDYRMENAKNLVVAEEIEKAIRCLMDTENPTRKRVQEMKEMSRKAIENGGSSFISLGRFIEDMHINIGKEQGSF